Proteins encoded together in one Bos javanicus breed banteng chromosome 6, ARS-OSU_banteng_1.0, whole genome shotgun sequence window:
- the LOC133249693 gene encoding cytosolic 5'-nucleotidase 3A-like, translated as MEIVTDFIFFGFKITANGDCSHEIKRCLLLGRTAMTNLDNILKSRDIIKKHFQLFSNHEAKEARSMDRVAVARVGVVASASVCALVAGVVLAQYIFTLKRKTGRKTKIIKMMPEIQKNSVHIKNPTRIEEIICGLIKGGAAKLQRITDFDMTLSRFSYKGKRCPSCHNVIDNYKLITDECREKLLQLKEKYYAIEVDPVLTIEEKYPYIVEWYTKSHSLLVEQALPKAKLKEIVEESDIMLKKGYENFFDKLQQYGIPVFIFSAGIGDVLEEVIRQAGVYYPNVKVVSNFMDFDDNGLLKGFKGELIHVFNKHDGSLKNTEYFNQLKNNSNIILLGDSQGDLKMADGVANVEHILKIGYLNDRVDELLEKYMDSYDIVLVKDESLDVANSILQKIL; from the coding sequence atggaaatagtgacagactttattttcttcggcttcaaaatcactgcaaatggtgactgcagccatgaaattaaaagatgcttgctccttggaagaacagctatgacaaacctagacaacatattaaaaagcagagacattattaaaAAGCATTTCCAGCTCTTCTCGAATCACGAGGCAAAAGAGGCCAGGTCCATGGATCGAGTGGCGGTGGCAAGGGTGGGCGTGGTAGCAAGCGCCAGCGTGTGCGCCCTGGTGGCGGGGGTGGTGCTGGCCCAGTACATATTCACCTTGAAGAGAAAGACAGGCCGGAAGACCAAGATCATCAAAATGATGCCGGAAATCCAGAAAAATTCAGTTCACATCAAGAACCCTACAAGAATAGAAGAAATTATCTGTGGTCTTATCAAAGGAGGAGCTGCTAAACTTCAGAGAATAACAGACTTTGATATGACACTGAGTCGATTTTCCTACAAAGGAAAAAGATGCCCATCATGTCATAATGTCATTGACAACTATAAGCTAATCACAGATGAATGTCGAGAAAAGTTACTGcaactaaaggaaaaatattatgcTATTGAAGTTGATCCTGTTCTTACTATAGAAGAGAAGTACCCTTATATAGTAGAATGGTATACTAAATCACATAGTTTGCTTGTTGAACAGGCTTTACCGAAAGCCAAACTTAAAGAAATTGTGGAAGAATCTGACATTATGCTCAAGAAAGGATATGAGAATTTCTTTGATAAGCTGCAACAATACGGTATTCCTGTGTTCATATTTTCGGCTGGTATCGGTGATGTGCTGGAGGAAGTTATCCGTCAAGCTGGTGTATATTACCCAAATGTCAAAGTGGTGTCCAACTTCATGGATTTTGATGACAATGGGCTGCTCAAAGGATTTAAAGGAGAATTAATTCATGTGTTTAACAAACATGATGGTTCCTTGAAGAATACAGAATATTTCAATCAACTAAAAAACAATAGCAACATAATTCTCCTGGGAGACTCCCAAGGGGACTTAAAAATGGCAGATGGAGTAGCCAATGTGGAACACATCCTGAAAATTGGGTATCTAAATGATAGAGTGGATGAGCTTTTAGAAAAGTACATGGACTCTTATGATATTGTTCTAGTAAAAGATGAATCACTGGATGTAGCCAACTCTATCTTACAGAAGATTCTATAA
- the LOC133249694 gene encoding C-X-C motif chemokine 6 — translation MRLLSSRAARVSGPSGSLCALLALLLLTPPGPLASAGPVAAVVRELRCVCLTTTPGIHPKMVSDLQVIAAGPQCSKVEVIATLKNGREVCLDPEAPLIKKIVQKILDSGKNN, via the exons ATGAGACTGCTATCCAGCCGCGCTGCCCGCGTCTCCGGCCCTTCGGGCTCCCTGTGCGCGCTGCTCGCGCTGCTGCTGCTGACGCCGCCCGGGCCCCTCGCCAGCG CCGGTCCTGTCGCGGCCGTTGTGAGAGAGCTGCGTTGTGTGTGTTTAACCACCACACCGGGAATTCATCCCAAAATGGTCAGTGATCTGCAGGTGATCGCCGCGGGACCGCAGTGCTCCAAGGTGGAAGTGAT AGCCACCTTGAAGAATGGAAGGGAAGTCTGTCTGGACCCAGAAGCTCCTTTGATCAAAAAGATCGTTCAGAAAATATTGGACAG tggAAAGAACAATTGA